The following nucleotide sequence is from Candidatus Woesearchaeota archaeon.
GAAATTCTTCTCTTGTCACCCACCGAGATTCTAGAATTTTTTCACCAGTAACATTATTGCAATGATTATCAATAGCATGATGTTTTGGTGTGCATAAAAAAACAGTTGCCACTATAAAATGATGTGGTGGCTTAGACATGGTAAAATAATACATTCCAACTGGTTTAATAATTTCAACATCTAAGTTGGTTTCTTCTTTAACTTCACGATGAAGAGCATCATGAGGAGTTTCCTGATATTCAACTTTGCCCCCAGGTAATCCCCAGCTCGTTCTAAAAGTATGATCTTGATGAAGTACTAAGAATTTGCCATCATGAACAATCAAGGCCTTAACAGCTGGCTTACATTGAGTCATGTTTACACACTCGCAGATAATTTAAGCCATTGTTTCAATGTTTTATAATATGGTTCTAATTCTTGTTTACATACAGGTAACGTAAGAATACGCCACTTCTCATCTGCTTTGTTTTGAACCTGCTTTAATGCCTTAGAAAAATCCATCCCTCGCATACCAAACATATGAAGATAAGCATAAATACCTTTGGGATGTAAAAAACGGTAGCAATCAGCATTAGCACATATCTCTGCTTCCTTACAGGTAAAAGGAATTTCAGCGTGATGCGCTTCAATACAATTGAGAACTTTAGTGATTAGATCATTATTTACTTTGTGCTGTTCCAAAAATACTTTGGCAGCATCTGATGACATCTTTGCATGTTGTTGAAGAATATGTTTTTGCTGTGCTTCACCTAATTTAAGATCCATAAAAAGAGTTCCTAAAGCAACAATATTTTTGCCTAAAGCATATTTCCACGCTGCATCGATAGTAGCCT
It contains:
- a CDS encoding NUDIX hydrolase; translated protein: MTQCKPAVKALIVHDGKFLVLHQDHTFRTSWGLPGGKVEYQETPHDALHREVKEETNLDVEIIKPVGMYYFTMSKPPHHFIVATVFLCTPKHHAIDNHCNNVTGEKILESRWVTREEFLKLSNPDHESLVELISKITIS